In a genomic window of Gossypium arboreum isolate Shixiya-1 chromosome 7, ASM2569848v2, whole genome shotgun sequence:
- the LOC108472392 gene encoding serine/threonine-protein kinase OXI1-like: MIDDQQQLNRRPHHSIPTLDLDRLEIVTALGRGAKGVVFLARDKVKDEVLALKVICRDSIEKKNHKAVKTSNGNEGNEYRRVSFEQEVLRNLNHPLLPRLRGVLATDKVVGYAIDYCPGRDLNSLRKKQTEKMFSDDTIRFYAAELVLALEYLHNLGIVYRDLKPENIMIQENGHLMLVDFDLSTKLSPMSPEKSIPRNSVSQTPPDSVKKKRFFPFVRCCNSGISPDDTASQESVNSERTTESEPVEKSNSFVGTEEYVAPEIISGNGHDFAVDWWSLGIVLHEMLYGTTPFRGPNRKETFYRILTKPPDLVGEPTSLRNLIRKLLQKDPKQRITLEGIKGHDYFKGIDWDLILQMDRPPYIPAQSEAEISVVNKEGIKGFDDVESFVQEIFANGEDGGKNKGSNDENPNTNDSHNLNNNICKPHYHPNPFSVF, encoded by the exons ATGATTGACGATCAACAACAACTCAATCGAAGACCACACCATTCGATCCCTACCTTGGATTTAGATCGCTTGGAAATTGTTACGGCTCTAGGACGAGGAGCGAAAGGAGTAGTGTTCCTTGCCAGAGATAAAGTGAAGGATGAGGTTTTAGCTTTGAAAGTAATATGTCGAGATTCGATCGAGAAGAAGAATCATAAAGCAGTCAAGACTAGTAATGGAAATGAGGGAAACGAGTATAGAAGAGTTAGTTTTGAACAGGAAGTTTTGAGGAATCTTAACCACCCGCTTTTACCTCGGTTGCGAGGAGTTTTGGCTACTGATAAAGTCGTCGGTTATGCCATTGATTATTGTCCCGGTCGTGATCTTAATTCTTTGAGAAAGAAGCAGACTGAGAAAATGTTCTCCGATGATACTATAAG GTTTTATGCGGCGGAATTGGTTCTGGCTTTGGAGTATCTTCATAATTTAGGCATTGTTTATCGAGATTTGAAGCCTGAAAATATTATGATCCAAGAAAATGGCCATCTCATGCTTGTAGATTTCGATCTTTCCACGAAACTTTCTCCTATGTCGCCTGAAAAATCAATTCCTCGCAACTCAGTCAGTCAAACGCCCCCGGACTCAGTCAAGAAAAAGAGATTCTTCCCTTTTGTTAGGTGCTGTAACTCCGGAATCTCTCCGGACGACACGGCATCTCAAGAAAGTGTCAACTCGGAACGTACTACTGAGTCAGAACCAGTAGAGAAATCAAACTCGTTCGTTGGAACAGAAGAGTACGTTGCGCCAGAAATCATATCAGGCAACGGTCACGATTTCGCCGTGGATTGGTGGTCTCTAGGGATCGTCCTCCACGAAATGCTGTACGGGACGACGCCGTTCAGGGGACCGAACCGAAAAGAGACCTTTTACCGGATCTTAACGAAGCCGCCCGACCTCGTGGGCGAACCGACGTCGTTGAGGAACTTAATAAGAAAATTATTGCAAAAAGATCCAAAGCAACGGATCACATTAGAAGGAATCAAAGGGCACGATTATTTTAAGGGGATTGATTGGGATCTGATACTGCAAATGGATCGTCCGCCATATATTCCCGCACAATCAGAGGCTGAGATTTCAGTGGTGAACAAGGAAGGAATTAAAGGATTTGATGATGTCGAGTCATTTGTCCAAGAAATATTCGCCAATGGCGAAGATGGTGGGAAGAATAAAGGTAGCAATGATGAGAATCCTAATACTAACGATTCACATAATTTAAACAATAACATTTGTAAACCCCATTATCATCCTAATCCATTCTCTGTATTCTAA
- the LOC108472624 gene encoding U-box domain-containing protein 9-like, which yields MAKTGVLSSDPTVRAKAVELKKELQRLVRTIVDDDEYSIHAIDRAKDALCALRGLIMFNKRSSPATFKLREAVPCPEEFKCPLSNELMRDPVILASGQTYDRPFIQKWLNAGNRTCPRTQQVLSHTILTPNHLIREMISQWCKSQGIELSNPEQCGREEGITEAECDRFFSLLDKLSAAVPEQKEAAKELRLLTKKVPSFRALFGESVDAITQLLTPLSRCNSQSGVHPDLQEDVITTLLNLSIHDSNKKLVAETPMVVPLLMEALRSGTIETRSNAAATLFTLSALDSNKVLIGKSGVLKPLIDLLDEGHPLTMKDVASAIFNLCIIHENKARALKDGAVKVILKKIMDGVHVDELLAILAMLSTHQRAIEEMGELGAVPCLLRIVRESNCERNKENCIAILHTVCLNDRTKWKALKEEEISYGTISKLAQDGTSRSKRKANGILERLRRAINITHTA from the exons ATGGCGAAAACGGGGGTGTTGAGTTCGGATCCAACGGTGAGAGCGAAGGCAGTGGAACTGAAGAAAGAATTGCAGAGACTGGTTAGGACTATCGTCGACGACGATGAATACAGCATCCATGCCATCGATCGAGCTAAAGATGCTCTTTGTGCTTTGAGAGGCCTCATTATGTTCAATAAACGATCCTCGCCGGCCACCTTTAAGTTACGTGAAGCGGTGCCCTGTCCTGAAGAGTTCAAATGTCCTCTTTCTAACGAGCTTATGAGAGATCCTGTTATTTTAGCTTCTGGTCAG ACATATGACAGACCCTTTATCCAGAAATGGCTGAATGCGGGTAATAGGACTTGCCCTAGAACCCAACAAGTTCTTTCTCACACGATTCTCACTCCCAATCACCTGATCAGGGAGATGATATCGCAGTGGTGTAAGAGTCAGGGGATAGAACTGTCGAACCCTGAACAGTGTGGTAGGGAGGAGGGCATCACGGAAGCAGAGTGTGACCGTTTCTTTTCCTTGCTCGACAAGTTGTCTGCTGCAGTGCCTGAACAGAAGGAAGCAGCAAAGGAGCTTCGTTTGTTGACAAAAAAGGTGCCTTCATTCCGAGCTCTTTTCGGTGAATCCGTTGACGCCATCACTCAACTGCTCACCCCGCTTTCTAGATGCAACTCTCAGAGTGGTGTTCACCCTGATCTCCAGGAAGATGTGATTACGACACTCTTGAACCTTTCGATCCATGACAGCAATAAGAAGCTTGTTGCTGAAACACCAATGGTTGTTCCCCTTCTTATGGAAGCACTGAGATCTGGAACTATTGAAACAAGGAGCAATGCAGCTGCGACCCTTTTCACTCTATCAGCACTTGATTCTAACAAGGTTCTTATTGGTAAATCTGGTGTCTTAAAACCTCTCATTGACCTTCTAGACGAGGGTCATCCGTTGACAATGAAAGATGTTGCTTCTGCAATATTTAACCTATGCATTATCCATGAGAATAAGGCAAGAGCTCTGAAGGATGGTGCAGTAAAGGTCATTTTAAAAAAGATTATGGATGGTGTGCATGTAGATGAATTATTGGCTATCCTTGCAATGCTTTCGACCCATCAAAGGGCTATTGAGGAAATGGGGGAGCTTGGAGCAGTTCCTTGCTTGCTTCGTATTGTCAGGGAGAGCAATTGTGAACGGAATAAGGAAAATTGCATCGCAATCCTGCACACCGTCTGTCTTAATGATCGAACCAAATGGAAGGCACTAAAGGAAGAAGAGATTAGCTACGGAACAATATCTAAGCTTGCTCAAGATGGAACTTCGAGATCCAAGAGAAAGGCTAATGGAATTCTCGAAAGACTAAGAAGGgctattaatattactcatacTGCATGA